In one Sporomusa sphaeroides DSM 2875 genomic region, the following are encoded:
- a CDS encoding PucR family transcriptional regulator: MSDEISRLFQEELEQLEQFKSRCSDEQYQGNALMVHYADMARIFEKNLRSMMKMTKISDSQQLYLQEIQQELEREIEERIKVEEKLAESYKRHRRNQFLLDLAEGHRVFDDSAWNTARQLMLYLPTIFHVFYLRFTGWCGKSLNWTAENAAEVQTDIDAMVDNLNRCQGIVAWEWDEGIGLLHFALPKDTKEQQLAIGTTLKKQLAVRFPRIGIAVGIAGKLGAFDRFAHYCKQARAAAAVGCRLWPGMDVYHYQDGGAYQLLYPLADSQDTEEFIERMIGNLLVFDRENGTDLLPTLEKILQSPNLKVVAEEMYLHHKTIVSRKQRIETILGISLDAFDVRFNISIALHLLRFRENILR; encoded by the coding sequence GTGAGCGACGAAATCAGCCGGTTGTTCCAGGAGGAACTGGAGCAGTTGGAGCAGTTTAAAAGCCGGTGCAGTGATGAACAGTATCAGGGGAATGCATTGATGGTTCACTATGCCGATATGGCAAGGATATTTGAAAAAAACCTTCGCTCCATGATGAAGATGACAAAAATCAGCGATTCGCAGCAACTATATTTACAGGAGATACAGCAGGAACTGGAACGTGAGATTGAAGAGCGGATTAAGGTGGAAGAAAAATTGGCCGAGTCCTATAAACGGCACCGGCGCAACCAGTTCCTGCTCGACCTGGCGGAGGGACATCGGGTCTTTGATGATTCGGCGTGGAATACGGCCAGGCAGCTGATGTTATACTTGCCCACAATATTTCATGTTTTTTATTTGCGGTTTACTGGTTGGTGCGGCAAATCCTTAAACTGGACGGCGGAAAATGCCGCCGAAGTGCAGACCGATATTGATGCGATGGTAGACAATCTGAATCGGTGTCAGGGCATTGTCGCCTGGGAATGGGACGAAGGTATCGGCCTCTTGCATTTTGCTTTACCGAAAGACACTAAAGAACAGCAACTGGCTATCGGGACGACTCTGAAAAAGCAGCTGGCTGTCCGTTTTCCCCGGATCGGGATTGCGGTCGGTATTGCCGGGAAACTAGGCGCATTCGACCGTTTCGCCCATTACTGCAAGCAGGCACGGGCGGCTGCAGCAGTAGGGTGCCGCCTTTGGCCGGGTATGGATGTCTACCATTACCAGGATGGAGGGGCGTATCAATTGCTGTATCCACTGGCCGATAGTCAGGATACTGAGGAATTTATTGAAAGAATGATTGGCAATCTGCTGGTGTTTGACCGGGAAAATGGTACCGATTTGCTGCCAACGCTGGAAAAAATCCTGCAATCTCCCAACCTCAAGGTGGTGGCGGAGGAAATGTATTTGCACCACAAAACCATAGTGTCCCGGAAACAGCGGATCGAAACTATTTTAGGAATTTCACTGGATGCTTTTGATGTCCGGTTTAATATATCTATAGCCCTGCATTTGCTGCGGTTTCGTGAAAATATCCTCCGATGA
- a CDS encoding GGDEF domain-containing protein: protein MKQPWAGIFIPGLLMLILLSILYFQGMEDTEQSSRECSYSQDEIKRLLNLVPTPVVLITKADWQLVQLNRAASDLFALAPAVAAGKYMTDFFGTDQKVWSAWRELLHYGVVQEELPLYRHTGVALVMAVTGNVSLMGKPHLILSMTDITAKHIEAKRLEQLATIDGMTGLLNRQAFQEKLVLALKAAGEEKRGLCLAYMDLDGLKQVNDTYGHREGDWYINIFATLLRNGVSENDFVGRVGGDEFAIVFTKCSQQTVEVCIRKMQQQLELTASRLEKPYTMQVSVGMIAVPDGENIDVESLLHKADYAMYQQKYVRQPSPVKTTS, encoded by the coding sequence GTGAAACAACCATGGGCAGGTATTTTTATTCCCGGGCTATTGATGCTTATACTGCTCAGTATCCTCTATTTCCAGGGAATGGAGGATACTGAGCAGTCATCACGTGAATGTTCCTACAGTCAGGATGAGATTAAGCGGCTGCTTAACCTGGTTCCTACCCCGGTGGTGCTGATAACCAAAGCCGATTGGCAATTGGTGCAGCTAAACCGGGCGGCGTCCGATTTGTTTGCTCTTGCGCCGGCAGTGGCGGCGGGAAAATATATGACCGATTTTTTCGGTACAGACCAGAAAGTCTGGTCTGCCTGGCGTGAACTGCTTCATTACGGTGTCGTGCAGGAGGAACTTCCCCTTTACCGCCACACCGGGGTTGCTTTGGTGATGGCAGTGACCGGCAATGTCAGTCTGATGGGTAAGCCTCATCTGATTCTTAGTATGACCGACATTACCGCAAAACATATAGAGGCCAAACGCCTGGAGCAGCTTGCCACCATCGACGGCATGACCGGGTTGTTGAACCGGCAGGCCTTTCAGGAAAAACTGGTATTGGCGCTGAAGGCTGCCGGTGAGGAAAAACGTGGACTTTGTTTGGCCTATATGGACCTGGATGGTTTGAAACAAGTTAATGATACTTACGGACACCGGGAGGGAGACTGGTATATTAATATTTTCGCAACCTTGCTGCGCAATGGAGTTAGTGAAAACGATTTTGTTGGCAGAGTGGGCGGCGATGAATTTGCCATAGTCTTTACCAAATGTTCACAGCAGACGGTAGAAGTTTGTATCAGGAAAATGCAGCAGCAATTGGAATTGACGGCTTCGCGCCTGGAAAAACCTTATACTATGCAAGTCAGTGTGGGCATGATCGCGGTACCGGACGGCGAGAATATTGATGTCGAGAGCCTGTTGCATAAAGCCGATTATGCCATGTACCAGCAAAAATATGTACGGCAGCCGTCGCCGGTAAAAACAACTTCCTAG
- a CDS encoding ferritin-like domain-containing protein: MKRELTVENIIGETKGTEIERIVKQNFTGETTEAGLYLAMARLAQRQGYPEIAEVLKTIAWEEAEHAARFAEFNGMIQEDLFENIKQMLEGETFANQGKKQAAEKAQELGLETARDYFNESAKDEARHARMLEGILRRFSE, from the coding sequence ATGAAAAGAGAATTGACAGTGGAGAACATTATCGGTGAAACGAAAGGAACTGAAATCGAACGGATTGTTAAACAAAACTTTACCGGCGAAACTACCGAGGCCGGACTGTATTTGGCTATGGCCAGACTGGCTCAGCGGCAAGGCTACCCGGAAATTGCCGAAGTGTTGAAGACTATCGCCTGGGAAGAAGCAGAGCACGCCGCCCGCTTTGCCGAGTTTAACGGTATGATTCAGGAAGATTTGTTTGAAAATATCAAGCAAATGCTGGAAGGAGAAACCTTTGCCAACCAGGGCAAGAAACAAGCAGCTGAGAAAGCGCAGGAACTGGGCCTGGAGACAGCAAGAGATTATTTTAATGAGTCGGCCAAGGATGAAGCAAGACATGCCAGGATGTTAGAAGGAATTTTACGCCGTTTTAGTGAATAA
- a CDS encoding acetyl-CoA hydrolase/transferase family protein, with protein sequence MKIETSWRNIHDFKLVTAEQAMQMVNSGDRVVVGSACGEPKSLMAALAARGSELKAVEIVQLPAMEANQYVRLGMEKTFRYNTLFVSPSIINMLEEQSADYTPCFFSEIPCLFRNKVLPVDVALIQVTPPDEQGFCSYGIAVDYTKPAAECARIVIAQINGNMPRTGGAKIALEAINYIVEKDEPILELNPVQISEVEKQIGKNIAALIPDGATLRLGIGAVDNAVTLFLQDKKDLGIHSEVFSDHIVSLAQAGVITNRKKTINAGKFCAAFLLGTCKTYDFVHNNPDVEMHSLEYINDPYIIGQHEKFIAVNSALQVDLTGQVNAETIDSKQVSGAGSLADFVRGASRSFGGKSIIALPSTTANGQISNICCELDRGAAISISRNEVHYVVTEYGVAELKGRSLRQRAQALIAVSHPEFRERLTAQVRNF encoded by the coding sequence ATGAAGATCGAGACTAGCTGGAGGAATATCCACGATTTTAAGCTGGTTACAGCAGAGCAAGCTATGCAGATGGTTAATTCCGGAGACCGCGTGGTCGTAGGCAGTGCCTGTGGCGAACCTAAATCACTTATGGCAGCATTAGCTGCCAGAGGTTCTGAATTGAAGGCTGTTGAAATCGTCCAACTACCAGCGATGGAAGCAAATCAATATGTACGGCTGGGAATGGAGAAAACCTTTCGCTATAATACTCTCTTCGTTAGCCCTTCTATCATTAATATGCTGGAAGAGCAGTCGGCAGATTATACGCCCTGTTTTTTTTCCGAGATTCCCTGTTTATTCCGCAATAAGGTATTGCCGGTAGATGTAGCATTGATTCAAGTTACTCCGCCCGACGAACAAGGGTTTTGCAGTTATGGTATAGCGGTTGACTATACTAAGCCGGCTGCCGAATGTGCCAGAATAGTAATTGCGCAAATAAATGGTAATATGCCGCGAACCGGTGGCGCAAAGATAGCATTGGAAGCTATCAACTATATTGTAGAAAAGGATGAACCGATACTTGAGTTAAATCCGGTGCAAATCAGTGAAGTTGAGAAGCAGATAGGGAAAAATATTGCCGCACTTATTCCTGACGGAGCTACTTTACGATTAGGTATAGGAGCCGTCGACAACGCAGTAACACTGTTTTTGCAGGATAAAAAGGATTTAGGCATTCATTCTGAAGTTTTTTCTGATCATATAGTTTCACTGGCACAAGCCGGAGTTATCACTAACCGGAAAAAAACAATTAATGCCGGAAAGTTTTGTGCCGCATTTCTGCTGGGAACGTGCAAAACCTATGACTTTGTTCATAACAATCCAGATGTTGAGATGCATTCGCTGGAGTATATTAATGATCCATATATCATTGGTCAGCATGAAAAATTTATTGCTGTCAACTCGGCTCTACAGGTAGATTTGACAGGGCAGGTTAATGCTGAAACCATTGATTCCAAACAGGTAAGCGGTGCTGGCAGTCTGGCGGATTTTGTTCGCGGCGCTTCACGCTCCTTTGGCGGGAAGTCTATTATTGCGCTCCCATCTACGACTGCCAATGGTCAGATATCCAATATTTGTTGTGAACTTGACCGCGGAGCTGCAATATCCATTTCCCGCAATGAGGTTCATTATGTAGTAACAGAATATGGTGTGGCCGAGCTTAAAGGCCGCAGCCTGCGTCAGCGCGCGCAAGCTTTAATTGCTGTAAGTCATCCTGAATTCCGGGAGAGGTTAACGGCACAGGTACGAAATTTTTAA
- a CDS encoding electron transfer flavoprotein subunit beta/FixA family protein, with translation MHILVCVKQVPDTTEVKIDPVTNTLIRQGVPSIVNPFDKNALEAALQLKEKHGGSVTVISMGPPQAKEALKECIAMGADEALLVSDRAFGGADTLATSYTLAAAAKKLGNVDMIICGKQAIDGDTAQVGPEMAEHLNMVQATCVSKIEVAGNVVRLEREQEEGYEVLETRLPVLITVIKSINEPRLPTVKGTMKANRKEIPVWTAADLDVKEGAIGLKGSPTQVRRIFTPGQRVQGQIIQADTAREAAAGLVNKLIEAKIV, from the coding sequence ATGCATATTTTAGTTTGTGTCAAGCAAGTACCTGACACTACCGAGGTTAAGATTGATCCGGTTACCAATACGCTGATTCGTCAAGGGGTGCCAAGTATTGTTAATCCTTTTGACAAGAATGCCCTGGAAGCGGCGCTGCAACTTAAAGAAAAACATGGCGGCAGTGTCACGGTTATTTCCATGGGGCCGCCCCAGGCTAAAGAGGCACTGAAAGAGTGTATTGCCATGGGGGCTGATGAGGCCTTGCTGGTTAGTGACAGAGCCTTTGGCGGGGCTGATACGCTGGCTACAAGCTATACTTTGGCGGCTGCTGCCAAAAAGCTAGGTAATGTTGATATGATTATTTGCGGTAAACAGGCAATCGACGGTGACACAGCGCAGGTAGGTCCTGAGATGGCCGAGCATCTCAATATGGTTCAGGCAACTTGCGTGTCCAAGATTGAAGTAGCCGGAAATGTTGTGCGCTTAGAGCGTGAACAGGAAGAAGGGTATGAAGTGCTTGAAACCCGATTGCCTGTACTTATTACAGTAATTAAATCCATCAACGAACCGCGCCTGCCTACCGTAAAGGGAACAATGAAAGCCAATCGTAAAGAAATTCCCGTGTGGACTGCCGCTGACTTGGATGTTAAAGAAGGGGCTATCGGCCTAAAAGGATCACCTACCCAGGTACGCCGCATTTTTACCCCCGGGCAGCGCGTTCAAGGACAAATTATTCAGGCAGATACTGCCCGGGAAGCGGCAGCCGGTTTGGTAAATAAATTGATAGAAGCAAAGATTGTATAA
- a CDS encoding electron transfer flavoprotein subunit alpha, producing MAIWVDKEQCVACGACESACPFGAIVMEADKAVITEACTACGACVSTCPVTAIIRDVEEAVTAIDKAAYKDVWVYIEHADGQARNVGFELLGEGRKLADSMGQKLAGIIVGDKVEQLVKAVFANGADKVYLVEGKEFAKYTTDAYTAVFTDLITDYKPSVILMGATINGRDLGPRVACRVGTGLTADCTDLGIDEQTGLVAWTRPAFGGNIMATILCPEHRPQMGTVRPNVFKRPQPDFGRTGEVIRVSSTVKPEAVRTKVIEAVQVCTGSCNLEESEIIVSGGRGMGKPENFVLIEELAAVLGGAVGASRAVIDAGWKPHPHQVGQTGKTVGPKVYIACGISGAIQHVAGMSSSDTIIAINKDADAPIFKVADYGIVGDVMEVLPALTEEFKKAKQ from the coding sequence ATGGCAATTTGGGTAGACAAAGAACAGTGTGTTGCCTGTGGAGCCTGTGAAAGTGCATGTCCATTTGGCGCGATTGTTATGGAAGCGGATAAAGCGGTAATTACGGAAGCCTGTACCGCCTGTGGTGCTTGTGTATCGACATGTCCGGTAACAGCCATTATCCGGGATGTGGAAGAGGCCGTAACTGCGATTGATAAGGCGGCTTACAAAGATGTCTGGGTGTACATTGAACATGCCGATGGACAAGCTAGAAATGTCGGTTTTGAACTATTGGGTGAAGGCCGGAAACTGGCTGATAGCATGGGGCAAAAGCTGGCAGGCATAATTGTCGGCGATAAAGTGGAACAACTGGTTAAGGCTGTATTTGCCAATGGTGCGGATAAGGTTTATTTGGTTGAAGGAAAAGAATTTGCGAAATACACCACAGACGCCTATACCGCCGTATTTACTGATCTAATTACTGATTACAAGCCTTCAGTCATTCTTATGGGCGCTACAATTAATGGCAGAGACCTTGGTCCGAGAGTTGCCTGCCGGGTGGGTACCGGCCTGACTGCCGATTGTACCGACCTTGGCATTGATGAACAAACAGGGCTGGTTGCCTGGACCCGTCCTGCCTTTGGCGGCAATATTATGGCAACAATTCTTTGTCCGGAGCATCGTCCGCAAATGGGAACAGTACGTCCGAATGTATTTAAAAGACCGCAGCCGGACTTTGGGCGAACCGGTGAGGTTATACGGGTAAGCAGTACGGTTAAGCCGGAAGCTGTCAGGACTAAGGTAATTGAAGCCGTACAAGTATGCACCGGCTCTTGTAATTTGGAAGAATCCGAAATTATTGTTTCAGGCGGGCGGGGAATGGGCAAACCGGAAAACTTCGTATTAATTGAAGAATTAGCCGCAGTGCTGGGTGGTGCCGTAGGTGCATCGCGGGCAGTCATTGACGCCGGCTGGAAGCCGCACCCGCACCAGGTTGGCCAAACAGGTAAAACAGTAGGTCCGAAAGTATATATTGCCTGTGGCATTTCCGGTGCCATCCAGCATGTGGCGGGAATGTCGTCGTCAGATACAATTATCGCCATTAATAAAGATGCGGATGCTCCGATATTCAAAGTAGCTGATTATGGTATTGTTGGTGATGTTATGGAAGTGTTGCCGGCGCTTACCGAAGAATTTAAAAAAGCTAAGCAGTAA
- a CDS encoding sigma-54 interaction domain-containing protein, whose protein sequence is MNISQDNTVKFFLSTEDGTIIYAHPMLPQEDFSVGSPIFAMPDQGEQELDTTLVIKDEQHGVFDLYRLDNRYFKGIIGILRKDRVRENAIGQLEEEHRDLKAIFESSHDGIVVADGTGLFVRINNSYQQITGIAKENIIGSTAAEIVKKGIVSDSGTLEVLKTGQPYTIHQTFRSGRQSVVTSTPIFDENNNIFRVVTNVRDMTEINRLREELAQSKEKLDEYTKILETLTAEQKLAHSLVFRSRKMSIVTDAALKFAKVDAPLLIGGESGVGKEVIADLVYKNSSRSNARFLKINCGAIPENLLESELFGYVGGAFTGAKRDGVAGLFETAHGGTVLLDEIGELPLALQVKLLRFVQQREFYRVGGKKLIQVDVRIIAATNRDLQEMVSQKLFRSDLFYRLNVLKITIPPLRERAEDIIPLANFFLEKYNKKYSLKKRISGEVYRILTNYTWVGNVRELENLVERLVVICERDEITGEYLPEELRKTVAGAPPVIIPGESSQKTYKEAKEEFEKEFFRQAIAKYKTSRRVAEQLAVDHSTVVKKAAKYELSLSQKPG, encoded by the coding sequence GTGAACATTTCGCAAGATAATACTGTCAAGTTTTTTTTAAGTACAGAGGACGGAACCATCATTTATGCCCATCCGATGCTTCCACAAGAGGATTTTTCAGTGGGGTCACCGATTTTTGCGATGCCGGATCAGGGAGAACAAGAGTTAGATACGACACTGGTTATAAAAGATGAGCAACATGGCGTCTTTGACTTGTACCGTTTGGATAACCGCTATTTTAAAGGAATTATCGGGATTTTGCGCAAAGACAGGGTTCGAGAGAATGCCATTGGCCAGCTTGAGGAAGAGCATAGAGATTTGAAGGCCATTTTTGAATCGTCGCATGATGGGATCGTGGTTGCAGATGGGACCGGGCTTTTTGTTCGCATCAACAATAGTTATCAGCAGATTACCGGTATTGCAAAAGAAAATATTATTGGTTCAACAGCTGCCGAGATCGTCAAAAAAGGAATTGTTTCCGACTCGGGTACGCTGGAAGTCTTAAAAACAGGTCAGCCATATACCATCCACCAGACTTTCCGTTCCGGCAGGCAGAGTGTAGTGACGTCTACGCCGATTTTTGACGAGAATAACAATATCTTCCGGGTAGTGACCAATGTCCGTGACATGACTGAGATTAACCGGCTGCGGGAAGAACTGGCCCAGTCCAAAGAAAAGCTGGATGAGTACACAAAAATCCTGGAGACCCTTACGGCAGAACAAAAACTGGCTCATAGCCTCGTGTTCCGGAGCAGAAAGATGTCGATAGTTACTGATGCTGCCCTGAAGTTTGCCAAAGTGGATGCCCCGCTCTTAATTGGCGGGGAATCGGGAGTAGGTAAGGAAGTTATTGCCGATCTTGTGTATAAAAACAGCTCGCGCAGCAATGCCCGGTTTTTGAAGATTAATTGCGGTGCAATTCCGGAGAATTTACTGGAATCAGAACTGTTTGGTTATGTCGGGGGAGCCTTCACGGGGGCTAAGCGGGATGGTGTGGCAGGTCTGTTTGAAACAGCTCACGGCGGCACAGTATTGCTGGATGAGATTGGTGAGCTGCCGCTGGCATTGCAGGTTAAGCTGCTCAGGTTTGTCCAGCAGCGTGAATTTTATCGTGTCGGCGGCAAAAAATTAATCCAGGTTGATGTGCGGATTATTGCCGCCACCAACCGGGATTTGCAAGAGATGGTCAGCCAAAAACTGTTTCGCTCAGATTTGTTCTACCGGCTGAATGTTCTTAAGATAACCATTCCGCCGCTCCGGGAGCGGGCAGAGGATATTATCCCGCTGGCAAACTTTTTCCTGGAGAAATATAATAAAAAATATTCGCTAAAAAAGCGGATTAGCGGTGAAGTATACCGGATTCTGACCAACTACACCTGGGTCGGGAATGTGCGTGAACTGGAAAACCTTGTTGAGCGGCTGGTAGTTATATGTGAACGTGATGAAATTACGGGTGAATATCTGCCGGAAGAGCTAAGAAAGACTGTAGCCGGAGCCCCACCGGTTATTATACCGGGAGAAAGTAGTCAAAAAACCTATAAGGAAGCTAAAGAAGAATTCGAAAAGGAGTTCTTCCGGCAGGCAATAGCGAAATATAAGACTTCCCGGCGTGTAGCCGAACAATTAGCGGTGGACCATTCTACGGTAGTAAAAAAAGCGGCCAAATATGAGCTAAGCTTATCGCAAAAACCGGGGTAA
- a CDS encoding MFS transporter, whose product MSLVQTGAKKMWGYRHVILIVLWLVYIINYFDRISVLTFLPLIRADLDLSHEQIGFAASIFFFAYAVAQVSAGYLADKIGSKRVMYLAIVVFTAVTFVTGLVRNYTQFILLRLGLGLGEGHHFSPANKTISDWFPKSEKGRATAFFSTTWAFAPAIIPVLITYIAAAMGGSWREIFFVLAIPGLVGIAILWYFVSDKPEEMLAKGRLSQEEYDYIKSGLVTADEDNVKKLGIGVIIKDPSLWLYSLQLFCLLAIYWGSTSWISSFLFEQHGFSLKTMGLLASLPYAVAIISTMLGGTLMDKVFHRTKPVALISFLAAIPILIYMGQIPKGSTNLLILMLILNGFFVNMVWGVIYAYPQMRYPKEVIGSAVGLTNGLGQLGAFISPLAAGYLVHKTAAGISYDNVFLMFAGFAAVAALVTFFLKEEPFVIKEDDGNKQEASASL is encoded by the coding sequence ATGAGTCTGGTACAAACTGGAGCCAAAAAAATGTGGGGATACCGTCATGTTATCTTGATTGTTCTTTGGTTAGTCTACATCATCAACTATTTTGACCGAATCAGTGTGTTGACCTTCCTGCCGCTTATCAGGGCAGATTTGGATTTATCCCATGAGCAAATAGGTTTTGCTGCCTCCATCTTCTTCTTTGCTTATGCAGTAGCGCAAGTGAGCGCCGGTTATTTGGCAGATAAAATCGGGTCAAAACGTGTAATGTATCTTGCGATTGTGGTATTCACCGCGGTTACCTTTGTCACCGGTTTGGTTCGCAACTACACTCAGTTTATTTTGCTGCGTTTAGGCTTGGGCTTAGGCGAAGGCCATCACTTTTCTCCGGCAAATAAAACTATTTCCGATTGGTTTCCCAAAAGTGAAAAGGGAAGGGCCACTGCGTTTTTCTCTACTACCTGGGCATTTGCTCCGGCCATTATTCCCGTATTGATAACCTATATTGCCGCGGCTATGGGCGGCAGTTGGCGTGAAATATTCTTTGTTTTGGCTATCCCCGGGCTTGTCGGCATAGCAATTCTGTGGTATTTCGTATCCGATAAGCCGGAAGAGATGCTGGCCAAAGGACGCTTATCCCAGGAAGAATATGATTACATTAAATCAGGACTTGTTACTGCAGATGAAGATAATGTAAAAAAACTGGGTATCGGCGTTATCATCAAAGATCCCAGCCTGTGGCTCTACTCTTTGCAACTTTTCTGTTTGCTTGCAATCTATTGGGGCAGTACCTCGTGGATATCCTCTTTTCTCTTTGAACAACATGGTTTCAGTCTCAAAACCATGGGCTTGCTGGCATCATTACCGTATGCTGTTGCCATTATTTCCACAATGCTTGGCGGAACCTTGATGGACAAGGTGTTCCACCGTACCAAACCGGTAGCCCTGATTTCCTTCTTAGCTGCCATTCCCATTCTTATCTACATGGGGCAAATCCCTAAAGGCAGCACCAACCTGCTGATTCTGATGCTAATTCTCAATGGTTTCTTTGTTAATATGGTTTGGGGTGTAATCTATGCCTACCCGCAAATGCGTTATCCTAAAGAAGTAATTGGTTCGGCTGTTGGCTTGACCAATGGTCTTGGTCAATTAGGTGCATTTATATCGCCATTGGCTGCCGGTTATCTGGTACACAAGACTGCCGCCGGAATTTCTTATGACAATGTATTTCTCATGTTTGCCGGTTTCGCGGCTGTCGCGGCCCTGGTAACCTTCTTCCTGAAGGAAGAGCCATTTGTTATCAAAGAGGATGATGGTAACAAACAAGAGGCATCTGCTTCTTTATAA
- a CDS encoding SDR family NAD(P)-dependent oxidoreductase, producing the protein MKFPSADLTGKVAIVTGGSKGIGLGIAQALAQVGADVVIVSRNLSEGEQAAKEIQALGRKSIAISCDVSSVSSVDNMVQTAVNAFGKIDILVNNAGMNIRKLAVDVEEADWDKVIGTDLKGVFLVAQRVGKEMIKQQSGGKVINVASVMGVIGMPWLAAYCSSKGGVVQLTKVLALEWAQYNINVNCLAPAYIRTPMTEGWLNDEARLKPILDSTPLGRIGTLEEVAGPAVFLSSDWSNYVTGHTLLVDGGWAAR; encoded by the coding sequence ATGAAATTTCCGAGTGCAGACCTAACAGGTAAGGTGGCAATAGTGACAGGTGGCAGCAAGGGTATCGGCTTGGGCATTGCTCAGGCGCTGGCTCAGGTAGGCGCTGATGTTGTCATTGTAAGCAGAAATCTGTCTGAAGGCGAGCAAGCTGCCAAAGAAATACAGGCATTAGGACGCAAATCTATAGCTATATCCTGTGATGTGAGCTCTGTCAGCTCGGTTGACAACATGGTGCAGACAGCCGTAAACGCCTTTGGCAAAATTGATATTCTGGTAAATAACGCCGGCATGAATATCCGCAAGCTGGCAGTCGATGTGGAAGAAGCGGATTGGGACAAAGTAATTGGCACCGATCTGAAAGGTGTCTTTCTGGTAGCGCAGCGTGTGGGTAAAGAGATGATTAAGCAACAGAGCGGTGGTAAGGTAATTAATGTTGCTTCCGTTATGGGGGTAATCGGCATGCCGTGGCTTGCAGCCTATTGCTCCAGCAAGGGGGGCGTTGTCCAGCTTACGAAGGTGCTGGCCTTAGAGTGGGCTCAATACAACATTAATGTCAATTGCCTGGCTCCGGCCTATATCCGTACCCCGATGACCGAAGGCTGGCTGAATGACGAAGCCAGACTGAAGCCGATCTTAGACAGCACGCCGCTGGGCAGAATCGGCACCCTCGAAGAGGTAGCCGGACCGGCTGTTTTCCTGAGTTCTGACTGGTCAAATTATGTAACCGGTCACACTCTGTTAGTTGACGGCGGGTGGGCGGCCAGGTAA